The Trichosurus vulpecula isolate mTriVul1 chromosome 3, mTriVul1.pri, whole genome shotgun sequence genome includes a window with the following:
- the LOC118844892 gene encoding C-type lectin domain family 4 member F-like isoform X3 encodes MIARERDTASLQESQDPLCCHHPLCSDAGAFLDGDGHSVKPAPCNVDNSTMLALEMEKSKLENLNASYEALQYKYRVVFTLVPEGWKLHDGNIYYFSSEKKSWAEAQQSCVSKNSNLTSVTSQEEQAFFSRTITTPYWIGLTDKGSEGTWHWVDGNPYNPSKNARFWRANQPDNWDQGKGLTEDCVHVLPGDLRSWNDENCNFNHQWICKISL; translated from the exons agccagagaaagagacacagccAGTCTACAAGAATCTCAGGATCCTTTATGCTGTCATCATCCTCTTTGCTCTGATGCTGGTGCTTTCCTTGACGGCGACGGCCATTCTGT GAAACCAGCGCCTTGCAACGTTGATAACTCGACCATGTTGGCTCTGGAAATGGAAAAGAGCAAGTTGGAGAACCTCAATGCTTCCTATGAGGCACTTCAATATAAATACC GGGTGGTCTTCACACTCGTGCCTGAAGGCTGGAAGCTGCATGATGGGAATATCTACTATTTTTCCAGTGAAAAAAAGTCCTGGGCAGAAGCTCAGCAGTCCTGTGTGTCGAAGAACTCCAACCTGACCTCAGTGACCTCTCAGGAAGAACAG GCATTTTTTTCCCGAACAATTACAACTCCATACTGGATTGGCCTGACAGACAAGGGCAGTGAGGGTACCTGGCACTGGGTGGATGGGAACCCCTATAACCCATCTAAGAATGCACG GTTCTGGAGGGCCAATCAGCCAGACAACTGGGATCAAGGAAAGGGATTAACAGAAGATTGTGTCCATGTGTTACCTGGAGACCTGAGGTCTTGGAATGATGAGAACTGTAACTTTAACCATCAATGGATCTGCAAGATTTCCCTGTAG
- the LOC118844892 gene encoding C-type lectin domain family 4 member F-like isoform X1: MDTENIYMNIHMRKPPPRSVEPEKETQPVYKNLRILYAVIILFALMLVLSLTATAILYSWEKACLWLHRKPAPCNVDNSTMLALEMEKSKLENLNASYEALQYKYRVVFTLVPEGWKLHDGNIYYFSSEKKSWAEAQQSCVSKNSNLTSVTSQEEQAFFSRTITTPYWIGLTDKGSEGTWHWVDGNPYNPSKNARFWRANQPDNWDQGKGLTEDCVHVLPGDLRSWNDENCNFNHQWICKISL, from the exons agccagagaaagagacacagccAGTCTACAAGAATCTCAGGATCCTTTATGCTGTCATCATCCTCTTTGCTCTGATGCTGGTGCTTTCCTTGACGGCGACGGCCATTCTGT ACTCGTGGGAAAAAGCATGCCTTTGGCTACACAGGAAACCAGCGCCTTGCAACGTTGATAACTCGACCATGTTGGCTCTGGAAATGGAAAAGAGCAAGTTGGAGAACCTCAATGCTTCCTATGAGGCACTTCAATATAAATACC GGGTGGTCTTCACACTCGTGCCTGAAGGCTGGAAGCTGCATGATGGGAATATCTACTATTTTTCCAGTGAAAAAAAGTCCTGGGCAGAAGCTCAGCAGTCCTGTGTGTCGAAGAACTCCAACCTGACCTCAGTGACCTCTCAGGAAGAACAG GCATTTTTTTCCCGAACAATTACAACTCCATACTGGATTGGCCTGACAGACAAGGGCAGTGAGGGTACCTGGCACTGGGTGGATGGGAACCCCTATAACCCATCTAAGAATGCACG GTTCTGGAGGGCCAATCAGCCAGACAACTGGGATCAAGGAAAGGGATTAACAGAAGATTGTGTCCATGTGTTACCTGGAGACCTGAGGTCTTGGAATGATGAGAACTGTAACTTTAACCATCAATGGATCTGCAAGATTTCCCTGTAG
- the LOC118844892 gene encoding C-type lectin domain family 4 member F-like isoform X2, giving the protein MDTENIYMNIHMRKPPPRARERDTASLQESQDPLCCHHPLCSDAGAFLDGDGHSVKPAPCNVDNSTMLALEMEKSKLENLNASYEALQYKYRVVFTLVPEGWKLHDGNIYYFSSEKKSWAEAQQSCVSKNSNLTSVTSQEEQAFFSRTITTPYWIGLTDKGSEGTWHWVDGNPYNPSKNARFWRANQPDNWDQGKGLTEDCVHVLPGDLRSWNDENCNFNHQWICKISL; this is encoded by the exons agccagagaaagagacacagccAGTCTACAAGAATCTCAGGATCCTTTATGCTGTCATCATCCTCTTTGCTCTGATGCTGGTGCTTTCCTTGACGGCGACGGCCATTCTGT GAAACCAGCGCCTTGCAACGTTGATAACTCGACCATGTTGGCTCTGGAAATGGAAAAGAGCAAGTTGGAGAACCTCAATGCTTCCTATGAGGCACTTCAATATAAATACC GGGTGGTCTTCACACTCGTGCCTGAAGGCTGGAAGCTGCATGATGGGAATATCTACTATTTTTCCAGTGAAAAAAAGTCCTGGGCAGAAGCTCAGCAGTCCTGTGTGTCGAAGAACTCCAACCTGACCTCAGTGACCTCTCAGGAAGAACAG GCATTTTTTTCCCGAACAATTACAACTCCATACTGGATTGGCCTGACAGACAAGGGCAGTGAGGGTACCTGGCACTGGGTGGATGGGAACCCCTATAACCCATCTAAGAATGCACG GTTCTGGAGGGCCAATCAGCCAGACAACTGGGATCAAGGAAAGGGATTAACAGAAGATTGTGTCCATGTGTTACCTGGAGACCTGAGGTCTTGGAATGATGAGAACTGTAACTTTAACCATCAATGGATCTGCAAGATTTCCCTGTAG